gaacAGGAAAACTAATTACGAACAATACGAAAAAATGCAAgtaaaaaacaactaaaaacaaaaagacttgtgaaTCGTGGCTACATACCGGCCCCAATGAACCAACTTAAGCTAAATGTTCATTACCAGCCTTACTTAAGACACGAGCGCAAGACTTAaattaaagattaaaaaaaaaaaaaataggagcAAAGTTCATAACGAGTTTTCATTTCTTGAACAATTCATGATAAGACAGTGCACAGGACTCGCTCATTGAGTAATCTTCGATGATGTGAAGATAAATGTCAGTGTCACTTCTTCAGCGGGAAAGTTCCTTGTCGCTTTCTaagaaacaaagtttggtaacTGGTCGAACAAACGTTGCTAAGCTCGTGCGGACTTTCGCGGATCGAACAAATCCGTCCTTTCCTTGAAAAACTTCAATCACTCTGGCCAGGGGCCATCTACCACGATGAACGTTCTCATCCACAATCAGTACTAGATCACCAACAGAAAGGCAACGACGAGGCTTCAACCACTTTTTCCGTTCTTGCAGCGTTGGTAAATATTCCTTTAACCAGCGCTTCCAAAATACGTTGGACAGATATTGGACTTGTCGCCAGCGACGTCTGGTGTACATGTCTTCTTTGGAAAAGATACCTGGGGGGAAATTTGCGTTAGATCTTAACAGTAGCAAATGATTTGGTGTAATCGGCTCCAGGTCTTTAGGATCACTGCTTACTGGGGTCAACGGTCTGCTGTTGAGAATGCTTTGAACTTCAGTCATCATGGTTCTCAGCGATTCGTCTGATACCAGCTGTTCGCCCAATAACGCTCTGAGGATCTTACGCACGGATCTGATCATGCGCTCCCATACGCCGCCCATGTGTGATGCAGCTGGTGGATTGAATTTCCAAGTGATGTTTTTTTGTCGAAGGAATTCGTGAATGGAACTTTGATTCCAGGTCGCCAGAGATTCTCGGATTTCTCTTTCTCCTGCGCGAAGATTAGTTCCGTTGTCACTGTAGATGGTCTCTGGTTTTCCTCTGAGATTGATTAACCTGCGCAGTGCGTTTATGAAGGCGTCTGTATCAAGAGAATGGACAATCTCAATATGGACTGCTCTTATAACGAGACATGAGAAGAGGCAACCATAACGCTTCACACTTGAACGGCCTTGGCGCACATAGAGAGGACCAAAGTAATCTACTCCTACATGTGTAAAGGGCGGGTCTCCTGGTATCACTCGTTCCTTCGGCAAATTTGCCATCAACTGCTCGCCTTTGATAGCACCAAGTTTCTTGCAAAGGAAACAATCGCGTATCACTCGGCGTACTGCTGAACGTCCCTTGATTATCCAATAAAGTTGACGCAGACTGGACAGGACGTATTCTTGGCCAAGATGACCGACTTGTTGATGATGCTGGAGAATAATCAGCTCTGTAACACGATGGCGGTAGGGCATAATGATTGGATGCTTGATTTCATAGTTAACTTGTGCATTTTCTAGTCTTCCTCCTACACGGAGAATTCCACTGTCATCCAATTGTGGGTGAAGTTTTCGCATAGAGCTTGGGATCTTGGAATTCTTTAGCTTAGAGTTTACTTCACGGGGGGGATGTGATTGGTCTAATTGCTGTAAGGCCTTAATGACTTCTGGGAACACACTTCTCTGCACGTGCTTGAATATTTCTTTCTCAGCAGAGCAAACTTCTTCCACGGACAAAACACTCGAGGTTGTACCTGTAGCAGCAGCAGGACTTCTAAGGTACCTTCCAATGAACCAAATTTTGAATCGCAGAATCCAAGCTATGGCCTTTCTCAGTTTCTCCCATGAAGAATATCGTTCGATCAATCTTGAGACAACGTCTACTTCTTGACTATTTGTTAACGCTAAACAGCGAAGTTGCACGGTACGTTTGATTTCTGGATCTTCATCTGTTAATTCCGGTTGACAGAGGATGAGATCAGGGGGCCAGAATTCTTCTTTCTGCCTTAAGAACTGAGGACCTCCGAACCATCTGTCTTTCGCATGCATTTCTTCTATTGTGAGGCCTCTGCTTGCATCATCTGCAGGGTTAAGGTCCGATCTAACGTGCCTCCATTGGTGGGGTTTGGAATTCTCATGAATGACAGCCAGCCGGTTAGCTACAAATGTGTGAAATCTCTTCGATGTGTTTCTTATATACTGGAGAACGCAAGTGGAGTCAGTCCAAAATATCGATCGTGTTACTGGAATGTCAAGCTCTTCAACCAGTGTCTTGTTTATCTGGACGGCAAGAACAGCGGCCAATAATTCCAGTCTCGGAACAGTCATAGGTTTCAGGTGGGCCAGGCGCGACTTTCCCATGAGAAACGCACAATGGATCTTGTTCTCAACATCTGTCATTCTTAAATACGAAACTGCTCCATAAGCGATTTGAGAAGCATCAGCGAAGTTGTGGAGCTCGAAACTTCTCAGTTCTCCAAAGTCGATCGGCCTAACGCATCTGTTTACTCCCATTCCTGCTAGACTGGGCAACTTCTCCTTCCATATTTCCCACCTTTGACTTTCCACTTTGCTGACTGGATCATCCCATCCTAGTTTTTGTTTACATAGATCTTGCAACAATTTCTTTGCTGGTAGGATGATTGGCACTAGGAACCCAAGTGGATCATAAATAGAACTTGTTAGGGAAAGTATGCCTCTTCGGGTACTTGGCTTGTCTTTGAGAACCGCAGCAAAGGTAAACTTATCACTCTCCATGTCCCACTTGAGCCCTAGCGCTCGCTGAAGGGGAAGTTTGTCTTTGTCCAAATCGAGATCCAGCACCGATGGAGCTCTTTCATCCTTTGGAATGGATTCCAAGACTTCCGGTCTATTACATAGCCATTTTGTAAGCCTGAAACCGCCCTTTGCAAGAAGATTGCGAAGCTGAACAGCTAGGTCAACAGCTCTTTCAGAGGATTCAACCGACTTGAGGCAGTCATCTACGTAGAAATTTCTTTTAACGGTCTTCACGATGTCCTCGGCAAATTCATCTTTGTTATCTTGTGCTGTTTTTCTTAATGCAAAATTAGAACAACTCGGTGACGACGTGGCGCCAAAGAGGTGGACCTCCATACGATGGTCGACTGGATCCTGGCTGAGGTCGCTGTTTGGCCACCACAAAAATCTAAACGCATCTCGGTCAGCAGGCGGCACTCTGACTTGGTGGAACATACACTCTATGTCCGCTGCTAACGCAACTGGGTTTTCGCGGAATCTCGTTAACACACCGACAATGGAATTGGTTAAATCTGGTCCACTGAGAAGTTGATCGTTCAGACTAGTCCCTCCATATTTTGCTGCACAATCAAAAACCACTCTCGTCTTCCCTGGCTTGTTAAACACCGGATGATGGGGCAAATACCACAATGGCTTATCGTGAGCATTCATCTCGTAATCAGGCACTCTTCTTGCATGTCCTTTGTCCAAGTAGTTTTCCATGGTAGCTTTGTAACCATCAAAGAGTTTGCTGTCTTGCAGTAACCTTTTTTTCAGCAGGAAAAGCCGCCGTTCTGCCATGGATCGATTGTTAGGCAAATATGGATTCGGCTCTCTCCAAGGTAGTGCTACCTGGTAATGACCATCTACCATCGTTGCTGAATTTTCCATAACTGCAAGAGCTCTCTTGTCCTCCAACGACATGGACTCCTTTGAGTTAGGACTTAATCCATAGTTCTCTATCTTCCAGAACTGTTCAAGTTGATGCATTAAACGATCATCATCCTTTTTGGTGACTTCTGTTAGGCGTACAAAGTTAACATGGAAGCTTTTGTTTTCAGCTCTGTCTGTTGGCCCTATCAGAGTCCAGCCAAGGGGGGAACGTATGGCATATGGCTCTCCTCTTTCACCACGCCTTTCGTCTAGTACCCAGAAAGCATCTGGTACGTTGCTACCAATAATCAATTTGATTTCGCTCTCATCAATGCTCGGTAGTACGATGTCTTGTAAATGAGGCCATTGTTTCACGTCTTCTTGAGATGGGATACTTCGTTTGGAGGCATTTAACTTATCGACGGTCCACAATCTTGGAACTGTTATCTTTTCGACACCATCAAGTGCCTCAATTGTCAGGCTGATTTCTCGTCCAACTTTAGGACTGTCTTCCTTTTCTTGTGTAgttaaataaaacgttttcagCTTTCCTTGCACTCCAAGTTTCACAGCTAGGTCGTTGTCGCAAAGCGATACATCCGAACCATTATCCAGAAGGGCGTAGGTCACCACCGTTTTGTCAGAGTCTCGACTTCGTACCTTGACTGGAACAACTCTCAAACAGACTTTCCCTTCATTGGCAGAGGCACTATGAGTTTGCCCGCTAGAAATAGACGAGGAACTGTCAACTGGTTTTTCGGCGACCGGGACGTGAGCGCTGCTGACCAAGGACTGCTGTTGACCTGGAGGGTGAAGCAGCGTATGATGCCTTCTTGTGCATCCTGGTATTTGGCAGGCACTTTTAGCTAAACACCCAACAGCGATGTGGCCATACTTGAAGCAATTATGACACAGGTGGGCTTTGCGCATGATTTGTAATCGTTCTTCGAAGGTTTTCTTTTCGAAGATCTGGCATCTCAGTAGGGAGTGAGGTCCGTCACATGCTGGGCAGCCTACACGTCTTTGACCACCTTCTCTGTCACTGGTCACCTGGGTGCTAAGAGTGGTAACACGCTTAAACGGCGAAGGCCCAGTCTTTGAACTTGTTCTGTGCGTTGAATGTTCAGCTCGGTCACGTACGACATCAATTATACTTCCAAACACAGGGTTGTTTGCGGCTCGGGCTTTAACTTTAACGAAATCCGCTATGTGGCCGATATTCGTTCTTTGGCCAGATTGTTGAATACCATCTGCTACTTCTATGAACTTAGCTCGGAGGTGAAAAGGCAATTTCTGTACAATTCGTCTCAGGTTGTCGGCACTATTGACTTCGTCCAAATACCCAATTGACCTCAGCGTATGTTCACAATCCTTTAACTGGTCTGCAAAGGTTAATAATCCGGAACGATCTGTTGGCTTTAAGGGAGGTCCTTCAGTCAACTTTGCTACATACTTCGAAGCGATTACAAACGGGTGACCGAACCGTTCTTTCAATAACTTCTTTGCGTTTTGATACTCAACTGACTGGTCCATGACTAAACAGCACTTGATGGTTTTTCTTGCATCGCCCGATGTGTATTGAAGAAGATACATCAATTTTTCACTTTCACTCGTTGCATTTCGCTCGATGttagtttcaaatgattttataAAATTCCAATACTCGAGAGGATTGCCATCGAAGGTTGGCAGCTCTGGTTTCGGCAATGCAAAGCCTTGCTTTATTGTTAAAGCCATACGGTCTAGTAAATCTATGGGCAAGGGATTACTGCTTCTTTTGTCATTTGCGAGTGGTTCACCACGAGGGACAAACTCTTCTGAATAATAATTCCTATCAATTTCTCTTGTGCGATATGAACGAGGATCCCATTCTTCTGTTCTCACAAATTCGGGCTGCGCTGCCAGTTTTGATTCTTCCGTGCACGGGAAAAATTTACTGGAAAAAAATCTCGGCTGGGTTAAACCAGTATTCTCTTCCGTTTCAAACAGCTCAGCTCGCAGATCGGCTTGTTCAATTTCATACTGCGCGTCTAAAATTTGTCTCTGTAActttatttcttcttcttggCGTAATAATCTATGTTTTTTCTCCAGTTGCTGCATCTTCAAATGCGCCATTGCTTGTTTAGTTTTCAACGCCCTAATTGACAA
The genomic region above belongs to Montipora capricornis isolate CH-2021 chromosome 8, ASM3666992v2, whole genome shotgun sequence and contains:
- the LOC138059528 gene encoding uncharacterized protein, which encodes MLSGEPRRRRRVLSTDAVESLRLKNSRSGYLSKVTQLFRSIEELQQDTRNVDEVSEKILALEEAFGRFQRAHFEYVATLRDDPEKWDEEARYFREHCRRRVEFEESVKQWIDSAAPVAKTQEVLDIAPEDSISAASSRRSQASSNLSIRALKTKQAMAHLKMQQLEKKHRLLRQEEEIKLQRQILDAQYEIEQADLRAELFETEENTGLTQPRFFSSKFFPCTEESKLAAQPEFVRTEEWDPRSYRTREIDRNYYSEEFVPRGEPLANDKRSSNPLPIDLLDRMALTIKQGFALPKPELPTFDGNPLEYWNFIKSFETNIERNATSESEKLMYLLQYTSGDARKTIKCCLVMDQSVEYQNAKKLLKERFGHPFVIASKYVAKLTEGPPLKPTDRSGLLTFADQLKDCEHTLRSIGYLDEVNSADNLRRIVQKLPFHLRAKFIEVADGIQQSGQRTNIGHIADFVKVKARAANNPVFGSIIDVVRDRAEHSTHRTSSKTGPSPFKRVTTLSTQVTSDREGGQRRVGCPACDGPHSLLRCQIFEKKTFEERLQIMRKAHLCHNCFKYGHIAVGCLAKSACQIPGCTRRHHTLLHPPGQQQSLVSSAHVPVAEKPVDSSSSISSGQTHSASANEGKVCLRVVPVKVRSRDSDKTVVTYALLDNGSDVSLCDNDLAVKLGVQGKLKTFYLTTQEKEDSPKVGREISLTIEALDGVEKITVPRLWTVDKLNASKRSIPSQEDVKQWPHLQDIVLPSIDESEIKLIIGSNVPDAFWVLDERRGERGEPYAIRSPLGWTLIGPTDRAENKSFHVNFVRLTEVTKKDDDRLMHQLEQFWKIENYGLSPNSKESMSLEDKRALAVMENSATMVDGHYQVALPWREPNPYLPNNRSMAERRLFLLKKRLLQDSKLFDGYKATMENYLDKGHARRVPDYEMNAHDKPLWYLPHHPVFNKPGKTRVVFDCAAKYGGTSLNDQLLSGPDLTNSIVGVLTRFRENPVALAADIECMFHQVRVPPADRDAFRFLWWPNSDLSQDPVDHRMEVHLFGATSSPSCSNFALRKTAQDNKDEFAEDIVKTVKRNFYVDDCLKSVESSERAVDLAVQLRNLLAKGGFRLTKWLCNRPEVLESIPKDERAPSVLDLDLDKDKLPLQRALGLKWDMESDKFTFAAVLKDKPSTRRGILSLTSSIYDPLGFLVPIILPAKKLLQDLCKQKLGWDDPVSKVESQRWEIWKEKLPSLAGMGVNRCVRPIDFGELRSFELHNFADASQIAYGAVSYLRMTDVENKIHCAFLMGKSRLAHLKPMTVPRLELLAAVLAVQINKTLVEELDIPVTRSIFWTDSTCVLQYIRNTSKRFHTFVANRLAVIHENSKPHQWRHVRSDLNPADDASRGLTIEEMHAKDRWFGGPQFLRQKEEFWPPDLILCQPELTDEDPEIKRTVQLRCLALTNSQEVDVVSRLIERYSSWEKLRKAIAWILRFKIWFIGRYLRSPAAATGTTSSVLSVEEVCSAEKEIFKHVQRSVFPEVIKALQQLDQSHPPREVNSKLKNSKIPSSMRKLHPQLDDSGILRVGGRLENAQVNYEIKHPIIMPYRHRVTELIILQHHQQVGHLGQEYVLSSLRQLYWIIKGRSAVRRVIRDCFLCKKLGAIKGEQLMANLPKERVIPGDPPFTHVGVDYFGPLYVRQGRSSVKRYGCLFSCLVIRAVHIEIVHSLDTDAFINALRRLINLRGKPETIYSDNGTNLRAGEREIRESLATWNQSSIHEFLRQKNITWKFNPPAASHMGGVWERMIRSVRKILRALLGEQLVSDESLRTMMTEVQSILNSRPLTPVSSDPKDLEPITPNHLLLLRSNANFPPGIFSKEDMYTRRRWRQVQYLSNVFWKRWLKEYLPTLQERKKWLKPRRCLSVGDLVLIVDENVHRGRWPLARVIEVFQGKDGFVRSAKVRTSLATFVRPVTKLCFLESDKELSR